A DNA window from Schistocerca americana isolate TAMUIC-IGC-003095 chromosome 4, iqSchAmer2.1, whole genome shotgun sequence contains the following coding sequences:
- the LOC124613620 gene encoding spidroin-1-like codes for MLTPADGSGVQAAAAVSSHVACFSRQSNLSRVGAQEGSRNGVLDGGGGGGGGSGGGDGRRSGARAAEAAGVADQGGAGGAGGGGGGGGAATHYWKAGGEPAARRAATRAAGRSRGEVGRPPACGVPFTKAVASRSPSATVTAHSTHANSSQKYWMSHQHNGLAKHDQCNDA; via the coding sequence CAGCGGCGTGCAGGCGGCGGCCGCCGTCAGCTCTCACGTGGCCTGTTTCTCGCGCCAATCCAATCTTTCTAGAGTGGGCGCCCAGGAGGGCAGCCGTAACGGCGTgctcgacggcggcggcggcggcggcggcggcagcggcggaggAGACGGCCGTCGGTCAGGCGCGAGGGCGGCCGAAGCTGCGGGCGTGGCGGACCAGGGAGGCGCtggcggcgctggcggcggcggcggcggcggcggggcggCGACTCATTACTGGAAAGCAGGCGGCGAGCCGGCAGCCCGGCGGGCCGCTACTCGAGCCGCGGGTCGCAGCCGAGGAGAGGTGGGCCGGCCGCCTGCTTGTGGCGTTCCATTTACGAAAGCAGTCGCATCCAGGTCACCTTCAGCGACGGTGACAGCTCACTCCACGCACGCGAACAGCTCCCAAAAATACTGGATGAGTCACCAGCACAACGGACTTGCTAAACACGACCAGTGTAACGATGCCTGA